A single region of the Zygotorulaspora mrakii chromosome 4, complete sequence genome encodes:
- the MTR10 gene encoding mRNA transport regulator MTR10 (similar to Saccharomyces cerevisiae MTR10 (YOR160W); ancestral locus Anc_5.503), with protein sequence MTGLMMSYNLSNLKSSLLCISSTATQEKKNEALHYLEQFQKSPQAWPICYEVLMTIDPTELELQIFSAQTLRNKVTYDLSQLDGGLAQLKDSLLKFLLIHNQNVVLTQLNVALARLAIQYLEWKNPIMEIISTLNPYPSKLLRFLRILPEETLDIGSTPLTEDEFNSRTHELINTIAEDVLKFLISCIDILQSQEHTNTDITLENIMRCLGSWSFEFPVDQLLTVKPLIALIFESLLRGVDSEPGVFDAAIDCLSVILRESRDAPNEQLVLSLLQDLISLQTKLLPSLLSFQSEDEDEQDEELMEGLTRLFVEAGEAWCVFISKSPEVYQPIVSILLMLTCKNTDLDLVAYSFPFWFNLKQNLVLPRYKNSRELYIPTFINLINGIIKHLQYPSDGFSTKEAEDKFKDFRYHMGDVLKDCAAVVGTSNALSQPLTKIKEGLNINGSWQQLEAPLFSLRTMAQEISHIENAQLPQILNIVCNLPEHPKLRYASTLVLGRYTEWTAKHPELLEMQLQYIFDGFSHGNGNSEIMTASAHALMFFCTDCSELLSTHIEQLIDFYFKVEAVMDIESQFELCQGLSAVINKQPNDIVASVLQKLLDDNLSRISDLIPKWKSSPSSFSLQIADKIDLIYALFEELRPRFEIPQQGSEPLVPQIEYIWNTLNSLLVNFGAMTEPIIVERSSKLLRRFFDNFHLFCEPILAPVAELLAQGYAATGLGSYLWCSGSIIVVFGDDESLPVPSHLKGAVWQFATTQCKTFIEAFNKIDLTHLNDYYELIMDFFTMVTDLVMFYPREFILSGQQLGEVVDVALKSLIRLENFDAYMLILRSLDDIISWGFKTPPISTVSLVEVPDDWRVQIMREVIVARGAQLISCLFIALVTNLHMNAHSEAVTCIVKCLKLAFEANNNDPKICIQWICQSVDQLDQVTTKEKDNLSGNIMNGLNREDSRKMREGIKAFIEWYLRKNVNPRCY encoded by the coding sequence ATGACTGGACTAATGATGTCATACAATCTGTCCAATCTTAAGAGTTCGCTCCTATGTATCTCTTCCACTGCGACCcaggagaaaaaaaatgaagctCTGCACTATTTAGAGCAGTTTCAAAAGTCTCCGCAAGCATGGCCCATATGTTATGAGGTTTTAATGACAATAGATCCCACTGAATTGgaacttcaaatattttctgCACAAACCTTGAGGAACAAAGTCACTTATGATTTATCACAGCTAGATGGAGGTTTGGCACAGTTGAAGGACTCTCTTCTAAAATTCCTACTCATTCATAATCAAAACGTCGTGCTTACTCAACTAAATGTTGCCCTAGCACGGCTAGCCATTCAATATCTAGAATGGAAAAATCCCATAATGGAAATAATTAGCACACTAAATCCATATCCTTCAAAGTTGCTTAgatttttgagaattttaCCAGAAGAAACATTAGATATTGGATCGACGCCACTGACCGAGGATGAATTTAATTCAAGAACTCATGAGCTTATCAATACCATTGCTGAAGATGTCTTGAAATTCCTAATATCTTGCattgatattttgcaaTCTCAGGAACATACAAACACTGATATTACCTTGGAAAATATAATGCGCTGTTTAGGTTCATGGTCATTCGAGTTTCCAGTTGATCAGTTACTTACTGTGAAACCGCTGATAGCTCTGATATTTGAATCATTACTCCGCGGTGTTGACAGTGAGCCTGGAGTTTTCGATGCAGCTATTGATTGTCTTTCCGTCATTCTTAGAGAAAGTCGAGACGCCCCCAACGAACAATTGGTTCTGTCACTTCTTCAAGATCTAATATCTTTACAAACTAAGCTCCTGCCCTCATTGCTCAGTTTTCAGagtgaagatgaggatgaaCAAGATGAAGAACTCATGGAAGGACTTACAAGATTATTTGTGGAGGCAGGCGAGGCATGGTGTGTCTTCATATCTAAATCTCCTGAGGTTTATCAGCCAATCGTTTCCATATTATTGATGCTCACCTGTAAGAACACGGATTTGGATCTTGTGGCATATTCATTTCCCTTTTGGTTCAACTTGAAGCAAAATTTGGTCTTACCCAGGTATAAGAATTCAAGAGAGCTATATATACCAACTTTCATTAACTTAATCAATGGGATCATCAAACATTTGCAGTATCCATCAGATGGTTTCTCTACGAAGGAAGCTGAAGACAAGTTTAAGGATTTCAGGTACCATATGGGTGATGTTCTGAAAGATTGTGCTGCTGTCGTAGGAACTTCAAATGCGCTCAGCCAGCCTTTGACCAAAATTAAGGAAGGTTTAAATATTAATGGATCCTGGCAACAACTTGAAGCtccattattttcattgagAACCATGGCGCAAGAAATATCACATATCGAGAATGCACAATTACCACAGATCCTAAACATCGTATGCAACCTACCCGAACATCCAAAGCTAAGATATGCATCCACCTTGGTTCTTGGAAGATACACAGAATGGACAGCAAAGCATCCCGAACTATTAGAGATGCAATTAcagtatatttttgatgGATTCTCGCATGGTAATGGTAATTCAGAAATTATGACAGCATCTGCTCATGCGCTTATGTTTTTCTGCACAGATTGTTCAGAATTGTTGAGCACACATATTGAACAGTTGATTGACTTCTATTTCAAGGTGGAAGCTGTCATGGACATTGAATCTCAATTTGAGTTGTGCCAGGGTCTGAGCGCCGTCATTAACAAGCAGCCTAATGATATAGTTGCATCAGTTTTGCAGAAATTGTTAGACGACAATTTGTCAAGGATCTCTGACTTGATTCCCAAATGGAAAAGCTCCCCTTCGTCATTTAGCCTTCAAATTGCtgataaaattgatttgataTATGCTTTATTTGAAGAGCTAAGGCCTCGTTTTGAAATTCCACAACAAGGTTCAGAACCGTTGGTACCacaaattgaatatatttgGAACACCCTGAACAGCCTATTGGTGAACTTCGGAGCAATGACAGAACCGAttattgttgaaagaagCAGCAAACTTCTTAGAAGATTTTTCGATAATTTCCATTTGTTTTGTGAACCAATTCTAGCACCCGTTGCTGAGTTACTGGCACAAGGTTATGCAGCTACCGGATTAGGGTCATATCTCTGGTGTTCAGGTTCGATCATAGTAGTCtttggtgatgatgaatcaTTACCTGTTCCGTCTCATCTTAAAGGAGCGGTATGGCAGTTCGCAACCACACAATGTAAAACTTTTATTGAGGCTTTTAACAAAATTGATCTGACACATTTGAATGATTATTACGAACTAATAATGGATTTTTTTACTATGGTTACGGATCTAGTCATGTTTTATCCAAGAGAATTCATATTATCTGGCCAGCAACTTGGCGAAGTCGTGGATGTTGCATTAAAAAGTTTGATCAGGCTTGAAAATTTCGATGCATACATGTTAATTTTACGTTCTTTGGACGATATAATTTCATGGGGCTTTAAAACTCCaccaatttcaacagtCTCACTTGTCGAGGTTCCAGATGATTGGAGAGTACAAATTATGCGGGAAGTCATTGTAGCTAGAGGTGCTCAATTAATTTCTTGTTTATTTATTGCACTTGTGACAAATCTGCACATGAATGCACATTCCGAGGCAGTAACTTGCATTGTCAAGTGCTTGAAACTAGCATTTGAGgccaataataatgatCCAAAGATCTGCATTCAATGGATTTGCCAATCTGTTGATCAATTGGATCAAGTAACTACAAAGGAAAAGGATAATCTAAGTGGTAACATTATGAATGGACTTAATCGAGAAGATTCCCGGAAAATGAGAGAAGGTATTAAAGCATTTATTGAATGGTATTTGAGAAAGAATGTAAATCCTCGATGCTATTAG
- the PNS1 gene encoding Pns1p (similar to Saccharomyces cerevisiae PNS1 (YOR161C); ancestral locus Anc_5.502) translates to MSDEKYQRPSKPPPSYSTGGDSNMGQTSEMSGSGQAAYYQHEPNTGQQPQGGQGAQQPGQPQFRQDQYYNLNSKSDGAPIESFAEAFPTENDNKPKFNDWPFTVFFILTVCAFIVISSITLRAWAQTYSSNGAGIYSDYNTGTMNTNSAILLVFAAVIALVIAFCGFVLCRMFPKFFIYCGMIVNIVAGLGTAVMYLSLRYWSAGIVFLVFTAITALCYWGMRSRIPLSVAILKTVIDAMKKCPQTMFVSFVGTLFATGFSVLFSLVLVATYIKYDPKSSNEGCQVSGGGCSNSKLIGILVLVFFCGFYISEVIRNVIHCTVSGVFGCWYYMSKSDQGMPRWPAFGSLKRSLTYSFGSICFGSLVVSLIETLRTVINIIRQSVTANGNGGIAAQIGFMILGWLIGFLKWLASYFNHYAYCFIALYGKPYLRAAKETWYMLREKGIDALINDNLINIALGLYSMFASYLTALFAFLFLRFTNPSYNSTGGFNAPLIAFSFLLALQITNIANETIRSGTATFFVALGNDPEVFHASYPDRFDEIFKAYPDVLKKLSHHNV, encoded by the coding sequence ATGagtgatgaaaaatacCAGAGGCCAAGTAAACCCCCTCCCAGCTACTCAACCGGAGGGGACAGCAACATGGGGCAGACGTCAGAAATGTCAGGTTCGGGACAGGCCGCTTATTACCAGCACGAGCCTAATACCGGTCAACAGCCGCAGGGCGGGCAGGGCGCGCAGCAGCCAGGGCAGCCTCAGTTTCGTCAGGACCAGTACTATAATCTGAACTCGAAGAGCGACGGGGCGCCAATAGAAAGTTTTGCGGAAGCTTTTCCAACTGAGAACGACAATAAGCCCAAATTCAATGATTGGCCCTTCACggtttttttcattttgacaGTGTGTGCGTTTATTGTCATTTCCTCGATAACTTTAAGAGCGTGGGCTCAGACCTATTCAAGCAACGGTGCGGGAATCTACTCTGATTACAATACGGGGACAATGAATACCAATTCAGCTATTTTGTTAGTTTTTGCTGCGGTAATTGCACTTGTGATAGCTTTCTGTGGTTTCGTGTTGTGCCGAATGTTCcctaaatttttcatctatTGCGGTATGATAGTGAACATTGTAGCAGGTTTGGGGACTGCGGTTATGTATCTGTCATTGAGATATTGGTCGGCCGGAATTGTTTTCCTTGTTTTCACGGCGATTACGGCATTGTGCTACTGGGGGATGAGATCAAGAATTCCACTTAGCGttgcaattttgaaaacggTGATTGatgcaatgaaaaaatgtcCCCAAACAATGTTTGTCTCATTTGTGGGAACTTTATTTGCGACAGGtttttctgttttattTTCTCTTGTGCTTGTCGCAACCTACATCAAATATGATCCAAAAAGCTCAAACGAAGGTTGTCAAGTTAGTGGAGGTGGCTGTTCAAATTCTAAACTCATTGGTATCCTTGTCTTGGTTTTCTTTTGTGGATTTTACATTAGTGAGGTCATAAGAAATGTTATTCATTGTACAGTTTCAGGTGTTTTCGGTTGCTGGTATTATATGTCAAAATCAGATCAGGGAATGCCGAGGTGGCCAGCTTTTggatctttgaaaagatctcTAACTTATTCTTTCGGATCGATTTGCTTCGGGTCGTTAGTGGTTTCACTTATTGAAACTTTGAGGACCGTTATAAATATAATAAGACAAAGTGTCACTGCAAATGGGAATGGTGGAATTGCAGCGCAAATTGGATTTATGATTTTGGGTTGGCTTATTGGTTTTTTAAAATGGTTAGCCTCTTATTTCAATCATTACGCCTATTGTTTCATTGCACTTTACGGTAAACCATATCTGAGAGCTGCAAAGGAAACGTGGTATATGCTGAGAGAAAAAGGTATCGACGCATTAATAAATGACAATTTAATCAACATTGCTTTGGGTTTATATTCCATGTTTGCAAGCTATCTCACTGCAttatttgcatttttatttttgagaTTCACAAATCCTTCATACAACTCAACTGGTGGGTTTAACGCTCCTTTGATTGCCTTTTCGTTTCTACTCGCTTTACAGATCACGAATATCGCAAACGAAACCATTAGATCGGGCACTGCCACGTTTTTCGTAGCATTGGGCAACGATCCAGAAGTTTTTCATGCATCTTATCCAGACAGATTCgatgaaatattcaagGCTTATCCTGATgtcttgaagaagttgagCCATCACAATGTTTGA
- the ISN1 gene encoding IMP 5'-nucleotidase (similar to Saccharomyces cerevisiae ISN1 (YOR155C); ancestral locus Anc_5.501), which produces MSSRYRVEYHLKSHRKDGFVDWIKGLLATPFVLHAVSHDMDDLTTTQRVRSQYAEIFDDISSLVSNKIEFDSRNGQLNESVDDNEKYELMGKSRLNQLVPTIGKFFTELPLEKAFLWEDAERGISERRMVAPSFNDVRRILNTAQIFYFTDQRRKYSRNTLKLVTFDGDVTLYEDGGNLDYTNPVISYILKLLESDIKVGIVTAAGYDEAAQYDQRLRGLIVAIHDSSVLTLEQKHSLTIMGGESNYLFRYFEGEEPDDYGFQSISHEEWFLPSMKAWEEEDMTQTLDFAEKTLRNLRERLHLPAEATIIRKKRAVGIIPGERFDPVTQRQASVKLAREQLEEVVLTLQATLESFLPARNIQFSCFDGGSDVWCDIGGKDLGLRILQNFYSPDDPIKPCETLHIGDQFAPIGSANDFKARLAGCTIWIASPAETVTNLHRLLIE; this is translated from the coding sequence ATGTCTTCAAGATATAGGGTTGAATACCATTTGAAAAGCCACCGTAAGGATGGATTTGTCGATTGGATCAAAGGGCTGCTGGCTACGCCGTTTGTGCTGCATGCAGTGTCGCACGATATGGACGACTTGACCACCACACAGAGAGTGAGATCTCAATATGCGGAGATCTTCGACGACATATCGTCGTTAGTTTCGAACAAAATAGAGTTTGACTCGAGAAACGGGCAATTGAACGAGTCGGTGGACGACAACGAAAAGTATGAATTGATGGGCAAGTCCAGATTGAACCAACTGGTCCCTACTATCGGTAAATTCTTCACTGAGTTGCCGCTAGAAAAGGCGTTTTTATGGGAGGACGCTGAACGGGGGATAAGTGAACGCCGAATGGTTGCACCGAGTTTCAACGATGTCAGAAGAATCCTTAACACGGCGCAGATCTTCTACTTCACCGACCAGAGACGTAAGTACAGTAGGAACACATTGAAACTGGTCACGTTTGATGGTGATGTCACACTGTATGAGGATGGCGGGAATCTGGACTACACGAATCCGGTAATCAGCTATATTCTGAAGCTTTTGGAATCAGACATTAAAGTAGGCATCGTCACGGCTGCTGGCTACGATGAGGCAGCTCAGTATGATCAAAGGTTGAGGGGGTTGATCGTCGCAATTCATGACTCTTCTGTCTTGACTTTGGAACAAAAGCACAGTTTGACCATTATGGGTGGCGAATCTAACTACCTTTTCAGATATTTCGAAGGCGAGGAACCTGATGATTATGGATTTCAGTCAATCAGTCATGAAGAATGGTTTTTACCATCAATGAAGGCATGGGAGGAAGAGGATATGACTCAGACACTAGATTTTGCGGAAAAAACATTGCGCAATTTGAGAGAAAGGCTGCATTTGCCCGCTGAAGCAACAATAATtaggaagaaaagagccGTTGGGATTATTCCTGGTGAAAGATTTGATCCAGTGACTCAGAGACAAGCCAGCGTTAAATTAGCAAGAGAACAATTGGAAGAAGTTGTTCTAACTCTGCAAGCAACATTAGAAAGTTTTTTGCCAGCAAGAAACATTCAATTTAGCTGTTTTGATGGTGGCAGTGATGTTTGGTGTGATATTGGTGGTAAAGATTTAGGATTGCGTATCTTGCAGAATTTTTACTCGCCTGATGATCCTATAAAACCGTGCGAAACTCTGCACATCGGTGATCAATTTGCCCCAATTGGTTCGGCAAACGATTTCAAGGCTAGATTAGCGGGGTGTACTATCTGGATTGCATCGCCTGCTGAAACTGTAACTAATTTACATAGACTATTAATCGAGTAG